Proteins found in one Camelus bactrianus isolate YW-2024 breed Bactrian camel chromosome X, ASM4877302v1, whole genome shotgun sequence genomic segment:
- the CCNQ gene encoding cyclin-Q isoform X2, with translation MEAFGPGTCGGGGETPGTEGRPAPEARVHFRVTRFIMEAGVKLGMQSIPIATACTIYHKFFCEINLDAYDPYLVAMSSLYLAGKVEEQHLRTRDIINVSNRYFHPGGEPLELDSRFWELRDSIVQCELLVLRVLRFQVSFQHPHKYLLHYLISLKNWLNRYSWQRTPVSVTAWALLRDSYHGGLCLRFRAQHIAVAVLHLALQAYGVEVPAEAEAEKPWWQIYTMDTEIP, from the exons ATGGAGGCCTTTGGCCCGGGAACCTGCGGAGGAGGGGGCGAGACGCCGGGCACCGAGGGACGGCCGGCACCCGAAGCAAGGGTGCACTTCCGAGTGACGAGGTTCATCATGGAGGCAG GTGTCAAGCTAGGGATGCAGTCAATTCCAATCGCCACCGCTTGTACCATTTACCATAAGTTCTTCTGCGAGATCAACCTGGACGCCTATGACCCCTACTTGGTCGCCATGTCTTCCCTTTACTTGGCTGGCAAAGTGGAGGAGCAGCACCTGCGTACTCGTGACATCATCAACGTTTCCAACAG GTACTTTCACCCGGGCGGTGAGCCCTTGGAGCTGGACTCCCGCTTCTGGGAGCTCCGGGACAGCATCGTGCAGTGCGAGCTTCTTGTGCTGAGAGTCCTGCGTTTCCAAGTCTCCTTCCAGCACCCACACAAG TACCTGCTCCACTACCTGATTTCCCTCAAGAACTGGCTGAATCGGTACAGCTGGCAGCGGACGCCCGTCTCCGTCACTGCCTGGGCCCTGCTGCGGGACAGCTACCATGGCGGGCTGTGCCTCCGCTTCCGGGCTCAGCACATAGCTGTGGCAGTGCTTCACCTGGCCTTGCAGGCCTATGGGGTCGAGGTGCCCGCCGAGGCCGAGGCCGAGAAGCCGTGGTGGCAG